From the genome of Gemmatimonas phototrophica, one region includes:
- a CDS encoding TrmH family RNA methyltransferase, with translation MKLLTLARDLQRRKARERQYRFVAEGLRTVEMLLASPLEVAGLLVTASLREDDRGRALLAMAEAREVPLVEVSEAELASAADTETPQGVLAVAAIPERRLAPPSGPARYLVLDALQDPGNVGTVIRTAAAMGVTATVALPGTVDVWNAKVVRGSMGALFHHPVVMMSWEDFGRFVETAGVELWAADLAGVPLPSVSSADCPERLGMVVSNEGAGLSPHVAAAVTRTVHIPMAPEVESLNVAVATGILLYALRVASSSSQSS, from the coding sequence GTGAAGCTACTGACACTTGCCCGCGACCTGCAGCGCCGGAAGGCGCGGGAACGCCAATACCGGTTCGTGGCGGAAGGACTGCGCACGGTGGAGATGCTGCTGGCTTCGCCGCTTGAGGTGGCCGGTCTGCTGGTCACGGCCAGTTTGCGGGAGGATGACCGGGGGCGGGCCCTGCTGGCGATGGCTGAGGCCAGGGAGGTGCCCTTGGTCGAGGTCTCCGAGGCCGAGTTGGCCAGCGCCGCCGACACCGAGACGCCGCAGGGGGTGCTTGCCGTGGCAGCCATTCCCGAGCGGCGGCTTGCACCGCCGAGCGGGCCCGCCCGCTATCTCGTGCTGGATGCCCTGCAGGACCCCGGCAACGTGGGGACGGTGATCCGGACCGCGGCGGCTATGGGGGTCACTGCGACCGTGGCGCTGCCCGGCACCGTGGATGTCTGGAATGCCAAAGTGGTGCGCGGCAGCATGGGGGCCCTCTTCCATCACCCGGTGGTGATGATGTCGTGGGAGGACTTCGGGCGCTTTGTCGAAACCGCCGGGGTGGAGCTCTGGGCGGCCGACCTGGCTGGAGTCCCGCTGCCGTCGGTCAGCAGCGCCGACTGCCCAGAACGGTTGGGGATGGTGGTGAGCAACGAGGGGGCGGGGCTCTCGCCTCACGTGGCCGCTGCCGTTACCCGCACGGTGCATATCCCGATGGCCCCCGAGGTGGAATCGCTCAACGTAGCGGTGGCTACCGGCATTCTGCTCTACGCCCTGCGCGTGGCGTCATCATCGTCTCAGTCGTCCTGA
- a CDS encoding purine-nucleoside phosphorylase — protein MSGSAVGGSAAAAAAAYIRQRVGTAWQTPVAGIVLGSGLGGLADRLEQPVRIPFSHVPGFPTATVAGHAGQLMVGTLASRPVVLLAGRFHMYEGHAAGLAAFPVRVLHALGAPVYIASNAAGGVRRTFTAGDLMLIADHMNLMFRNPLVGPTESGDERFPDMSDPYDPALRALMRDAATAVNVPLHEGVYCGLLGPTYETPAEVRMLERLGADAVGMSTVPEVIMARAIGMRAVAVSCITNKAAGLSHDKLSHQEVMDAGKAVASRFEGLITEFVRRV, from the coding sequence ATGAGTGGCTCTGCGGTCGGTGGGTCGGCGGCGGCCGCCGCCGCCGCGTACATCCGACAGCGCGTGGGTACCGCGTGGCAGACGCCCGTTGCTGGGATCGTGCTGGGTTCCGGGCTGGGCGGCCTTGCCGATCGGCTTGAGCAGCCGGTGCGCATCCCGTTCTCCCATGTCCCCGGTTTCCCCACGGCAACGGTTGCCGGGCACGCCGGACAACTCATGGTGGGAACTCTCGCCAGTCGCCCGGTCGTGCTGCTGGCTGGTCGGTTTCACATGTACGAAGGACACGCCGCAGGGCTCGCGGCCTTCCCGGTCCGGGTGCTGCACGCCCTCGGCGCCCCGGTGTACATCGCGTCCAATGCGGCGGGCGGGGTGCGCCGGACCTTCACTGCCGGTGATCTCATGCTGATCGCGGACCACATGAATCTCATGTTCCGCAATCCGCTCGTCGGCCCCACGGAGAGCGGCGACGAGCGGTTTCCCGACATGAGTGACCCGTACGATCCCGCGCTGCGCGCGCTCATGCGAGACGCGGCAACGGCAGTCAATGTCCCCCTGCACGAAGGGGTGTACTGCGGCTTGCTTGGGCCAACCTACGAAACGCCCGCCGAGGTGCGCATGCTGGAACGTCTGGGCGCAGATGCCGTGGGCATGTCCACCGTACCGGAGGTCATCATGGCGCGGGCGATTGGAATGCGGGCGGTGGCCGTGTCGTGCATTACCAACAAAGCTGCCGGCCTTTCACACGACAAGCTGAGTCATCAGGAAGTCATGGACGCCGGCAAGGCGGTGGCTTCCCGTTTTGAAGGACTCATTACGGAGTTTGTGCGACGGGTGTGA
- a CDS encoding M48 family metallopeptidase, with protein sequence MNDSGGNMARISGQHSMVKRLARLSVAGLVAACVPGTAEEVQMGNQYAQQIEQQLPMVRDPEVVRYINVLGDSIARVVDDRSLTWRFNVVDQDEINAFAVPGGHIYVNRGLIERTTNMSELAGVLGHEIAHVTQRHSMKQMAAAQRANAGLSIGCILAPSFCQGLAGTGVSAVAQLGFAKFSRDDESESDKFGVLYVSRAGIDPRGMPSMFRILLRERERNPGSVEAWFASHPVEESRIRITEQEIAKIDPVVLRSLTRDSRSFQTFKTRLASLPRSQQRAR encoded by the coding sequence ATGAACGATAGCGGAGGGAATATGGCGCGAATCAGTGGGCAACACAGCATGGTGAAGCGACTGGCACGGCTCAGTGTCGCCGGTCTTGTGGCCGCCTGCGTTCCCGGCACGGCCGAGGAAGTGCAGATGGGCAACCAGTATGCGCAGCAGATCGAGCAGCAGTTGCCCATGGTGCGCGACCCGGAGGTGGTGCGCTACATCAACGTGCTGGGCGATTCCATTGCCCGCGTGGTAGACGACCGCAGCCTCACGTGGCGCTTCAATGTGGTGGATCAGGATGAGATCAACGCGTTCGCGGTGCCGGGAGGACACATTTATGTGAACCGCGGCCTCATTGAGCGCACCACCAACATGTCCGAACTGGCGGGGGTGCTGGGACACGAGATTGCCCATGTCACGCAGCGCCACAGCATGAAGCAGATGGCTGCCGCGCAGCGCGCCAACGCCGGTCTGAGCATTGGCTGCATTCTGGCTCCATCGTTCTGCCAGGGATTGGCCGGTACGGGTGTCTCAGCGGTAGCCCAGCTCGGGTTCGCCAAATTCAGCCGCGACGACGAATCGGAGTCCGACAAGTTCGGCGTGCTCTATGTGTCGCGGGCCGGAATCGACCCGCGCGGCATGCCGAGCATGTTTCGCATTCTCCTGCGGGAGCGGGAGCGCAATCCGGGGTCCGTGGAGGCGTGGTTCGCCTCGCATCCGGTTGAGGAAAGCCGCATTCGCATTACCGAGCAGGAGATCGCCAAGATCGACCCGGTGGTCCTGCGCTCTCTGACGCGTGATTCCCGCAGCTTCCAGACGTTCAAGACGCGCCTGGCGAGCTTACCGCGCAGCCAGCAACGGGCGCGGTAA
- a CDS encoding prepilin peptidase, protein MQAPLPFDTTALDSVEYTGAMTSGLIGHLAWSDLLLVLLPVFVVGASIGSFLNVCISRWPLELSVVKPRSRCPRCERPIKSYENIPILSWLLLRGKCAGCALPISMQYPAVELLVGLMWVAAFYFLGFSFEAVRVSAFATLLFGIAVTDYKHYLIPDGFTVSGLIMMLLFAIMNFFIDEKSHFVSPWPAILGACVGAGAITIIGWLAEVIIKREAMGFGDTTLMAVVGAAIGAERSLLTIVVGAFVGAVTFLLIVGPIVKIRTSKRGEPFAFPDVPFGVFLAPAALLTLLWGDALITWYVERAFSA, encoded by the coding sequence ATGCAAGCACCGCTGCCATTCGACACGACCGCCCTCGACTCTGTCGAGTATACCGGGGCCATGACCTCGGGACTGATCGGCCATCTGGCATGGTCGGATCTCCTGCTGGTGCTGCTCCCGGTGTTTGTCGTGGGTGCCTCCATAGGCTCCTTCCTGAACGTCTGCATCTCCCGGTGGCCGCTTGAATTGAGCGTGGTGAAGCCCCGGTCGCGGTGCCCGCGCTGCGAGCGGCCCATCAAGTCGTACGAAAACATTCCCATTCTCAGTTGGCTGCTGTTGCGCGGAAAGTGTGCGGGGTGCGCCCTGCCCATTTCCATGCAATACCCGGCGGTCGAGCTGCTGGTTGGGCTCATGTGGGTTGCGGCCTTCTACTTCCTGGGGTTCAGCTTCGAGGCCGTTCGGGTATCGGCCTTTGCCACCTTGCTGTTCGGGATCGCCGTTACCGACTACAAGCACTATCTGATTCCGGACGGTTTCACCGTTTCGGGGCTCATCATGATGCTGCTCTTTGCCATCATGAACTTCTTCATTGACGAAAAGTCGCACTTCGTCTCGCCGTGGCCGGCCATTCTGGGGGCCTGTGTGGGCGCCGGCGCCATTACGATCATTGGCTGGCTGGCCGAAGTCATCATCAAGCGTGAGGCCATGGGGTTTGGCGATACCACCCTGATGGCTGTGGTGGGGGCGGCGATCGGGGCCGAGCGCTCCCTGCTCACGATTGTGGTTGGCGCCTTTGTCGGGGCCGTCACCTTCCTGCTGATCGTGGGCCCCATTGTGAAGATCCGTACCAGCAAGCGCGGGGAGCCGTTTGCCTTCCCGGATGTCCCCTTTGGCGTGTTCCTTGCGCCCGCTGCGTTGCTCACCTTGCTTTGGGGTGATGCGCTGATCACCTGGTACGTCGAGCGCGCGTTCTCCGCCTGA
- the add gene encoding adenosine deaminase, giving the protein MSLSTEGEGRVLNPAFISVLQALPKAELHCHLDGSLRPGTLLALSEARGITLPHHDAAALARWMRVDDAHNLEEYLARFEITLAVMQTAEELERIAHELVLDAALDGVRYLEVRFCPSLNMREGLSGDDVMNAVLHGLMRGEKETGTVARCIVCALRSLPWPHSMEMAELAVAYQQRGVVAFDLAGGELGNPAHEHAAAFEYARNNNLAVTVHAGEGDGAGSIHEALHRCGANRLGHGTRLQEDAALEAYVVDRRIPLEVCPTSNVQTHAVPSFAEHPMQRYLALGAVVTINTDNTMMSGVTLTEEYSACAQYLGWDFSTLARVSLNAFDAAFLPYTARVALRERAAREIAQLATAVPPMYLGAEAAV; this is encoded by the coding sequence ATGAGCCTGTCCACCGAGGGGGAGGGGCGGGTGTTGAATCCGGCGTTCATCAGTGTCTTGCAAGCGTTGCCCAAGGCCGAGTTGCATTGCCATCTCGACGGCTCGCTGCGGCCTGGCACTTTGCTGGCTCTGTCGGAAGCCCGGGGCATTACGCTCCCGCATCACGATGCCGCCGCGCTGGCCCGATGGATGCGGGTGGACGATGCGCATAACCTCGAGGAGTATCTGGCGCGCTTTGAGATCACGCTGGCCGTGATGCAAACGGCCGAAGAACTGGAGCGTATTGCGCACGAACTCGTGTTGGACGCTGCACTTGATGGCGTGCGATATCTCGAGGTACGCTTTTGCCCGTCGCTCAACATGCGCGAGGGGCTTTCCGGCGACGACGTGATGAACGCCGTGCTGCACGGCCTCATGCGCGGGGAGAAGGAAACCGGAACGGTGGCCCGCTGCATTGTGTGTGCGCTGCGCAGTCTTCCGTGGCCGCACAGCATGGAAATGGCCGAATTGGCCGTGGCCTACCAGCAGCGTGGCGTGGTGGCGTTTGACCTCGCAGGTGGTGAGTTGGGTAATCCCGCGCATGAACATGCTGCCGCCTTTGAGTACGCGCGGAACAACAACCTCGCGGTGACGGTGCATGCCGGGGAGGGCGATGGGGCGGGCTCCATTCATGAGGCCCTCCACCGTTGCGGTGCCAACCGCCTTGGACACGGGACCCGCTTGCAGGAAGATGCGGCGCTGGAAGCCTATGTCGTGGACCGTCGTATTCCGCTGGAAGTGTGTCCCACCAGCAATGTCCAGACGCATGCTGTGCCGTCCTTTGCGGAGCACCCGATGCAGCGCTATCTGGCATTGGGTGCTGTGGTGACCATCAACACGGATAACACCATGATGAGTGGCGTCACATTGACGGAAGAGTACAGCGCCTGTGCGCAGTATCTGGGGTGGGATTTCTCCACGTTGGCCCGGGTGTCGCTGAACGCCTTCGATGCGGCATTTCTCCCCTATACCGCACGGGTGGCACTTCGGGAACGGGCCGCCCGGGAGATTGCTCAACTGGCCACCGCCGTTCCGCCCATGTATCTCGGCGCCGAGGCTGCGGTATGA
- a CDS encoding DUF445 domain-containing protein, protein MTNHSPVPMPSADESLPAALRITPDDEMRRVRLVQMKRIATLMLVVVAIVFLVARIYESRYPGLGYLRAFAEAAMVGGIADWFAVTALFRHPLGIPIPHTAIVPSRKDRIGTALGNFVQRNFLTRDVVASKLTNMKLGERAAQWLAQPENSRRVARAAAHGLSGAVGVMRDEDVQELVDRGIVSRLRQMQAAPLAAKTFELLTADGRHQALLDDALRLAARFLDENEEMIRERIKKESPWWVPGAVENRLGDKIVSGVEATLVAVAADPEHPLRKRYDDAVDKFVANLRENPETIARAEQIKLDVLNHPGVAEFSREVWGDVKSRLAGYAEKLATETEAEPDQLERWLAGLGQKVLADPSLADKANGWVVELVTYSVEQAREEVAKLIATTVGAWDANATSRKIELQIGRDLQFIRINGTLVGGLVGLLLYSAGLLL, encoded by the coding sequence ATGACGAATCATTCTCCCGTACCCATGCCGTCGGCTGACGAATCGTTGCCGGCGGCGTTGCGCATCACCCCCGACGATGAAATGCGTCGGGTACGGCTGGTGCAGATGAAGCGCATTGCCACGCTCATGCTGGTCGTGGTGGCCATCGTGTTTCTGGTCGCGCGCATCTATGAGTCTCGTTACCCGGGCCTTGGCTATCTGCGGGCCTTCGCCGAGGCCGCCATGGTGGGCGGAATTGCCGACTGGTTTGCGGTGACCGCCCTGTTCCGCCATCCACTGGGCATTCCCATTCCGCATACGGCCATTGTGCCGTCGCGGAAGGATCGCATTGGCACCGCGCTGGGCAATTTTGTACAGCGCAATTTCCTGACCCGCGATGTCGTGGCAAGCAAGCTCACCAACATGAAGCTGGGCGAGCGGGCGGCCCAATGGCTCGCGCAGCCGGAGAACAGTCGGCGTGTGGCCCGGGCAGCGGCCCATGGCCTGTCTGGTGCCGTTGGCGTCATGCGCGACGAAGATGTGCAGGAACTGGTGGATCGCGGCATTGTGTCGCGGCTGCGTCAAATGCAGGCCGCACCGTTGGCGGCCAAGACCTTTGAACTGCTCACGGCCGACGGGCGTCATCAGGCGCTGCTGGACGATGCCCTGCGCCTTGCCGCGCGATTTCTCGATGAGAACGAAGAAATGATCCGGGAGCGGATCAAGAAGGAGAGTCCGTGGTGGGTGCCAGGTGCGGTGGAGAACCGTCTGGGTGACAAGATTGTAAGCGGGGTGGAAGCCACACTGGTCGCCGTGGCCGCCGATCCTGAACATCCGCTGCGCAAGCGCTACGACGATGCGGTGGACAAGTTCGTCGCCAACCTGCGGGAGAATCCGGAAACCATAGCGCGCGCCGAGCAGATCAAGCTGGACGTCCTGAATCACCCGGGCGTGGCGGAGTTCTCGCGCGAAGTGTGGGGCGACGTGAAGTCCCGTCTGGCCGGATACGCCGAGAAGCTGGCTACCGAAACGGAAGCGGAACCCGATCAGCTGGAGCGGTGGCTTGCGGGGTTGGGCCAGAAGGTACTGGCTGACCCGTCATTGGCGGACAAGGCCAACGGCTGGGTGGTGGAACTGGTGACCTACTCGGTGGAACAAGCGCGCGAAGAAGTGGCCAAGCTGATTGCCACAACGGTTGGCGCCTGGGATGCGAACGCCACCTCCCGGAAAATCGAACTGCAGATCGGTCGCGATCTGCAGTTCATCCGCATTAACGGGACGCTGGTGGGCGGATTGGTCGGGCTGCTGCTCTACAGCGCGGGGTTATTGCTGTAG